The stretch of DNA CGAGAAGTAAAAGGAGGAAAGCTATTGAGAGCGCTCCGCGAGTTGCCAGGGTGGATTTAATTTCATGCATTGTCTTGTCTCCTTTTGGATTCGGGCAGCCTAAAGCGTGGCGTCGGGTCTGCAAAGGACTTTTTGGTTCGTGATGGATCATCGGCGACGGACGGCTTATCAAGAGCAATGCCAAATTCGGCGCTGGTAACTATTTGAAATATAACGACGATTCTGGCGTGAATTTGAGGTGGCTCCGTTCGGAATCTTGAGTTGAACCCCGTTGGTTTGGTTCTCGGTCGGTCTTGAGTCGTGCTAGCCTGCGCGCGTGCGGCTTCGCTTCGATCAGGGTTCTCTCGTCGTCGATCCGGAGGGGGTGGAAAAGCTCCCTTCGTGCGTCCGCTGGGATCCGCGTGTGGGGCTTTGGCGGGCGTTGGCGATGCACTTTTTCGATCTGAGGGCGTTTTGCCGGGCGGGAGGGGTTCCGTTCGCGGCGGAGTTTCTTCCATTCGCGACTCTCCAGAAAAAGATCGGGTCCAGTCGTGTGTCGCCTTTATTGCGGGCGTTTCAGGAGGAGGCGCTGGCGGCGTGGCGGGTGGAAAAAGGGAGGGGGGTGGTGATTCTTCCGACGGGCGCGGGGAAGACGCGGCTGGCGGTGGAGGCGATCGGGCGGACGAGCCGGTCGGCTCTGGTGGTCGTGCCGACGCTGGAGCTTTTGGCGCAGTGGTATTCGGTCCTCTCCGAGTCGTTTGGCGGCGAGGTCGGGAGACTGGGAGGGGGCGAGCACGAAATCCGACCGTTGACCGTGACGACATACGACAGCGCGTATCGCTGGATCGATCGCTACGGAGACCGGTTCGCGCTTCTGGTCTTTGACGAAGTCCACCACCTGCCGGCGCCGAGTTACGTACAGATCGCGCAGATGTCCGTGGCGCCGTTTCGACTCGGCCTCACGGCCACGTTCGAGCGGGGGGATTTCCGGCACGTGCCGCTGTCCGAGTGGGTCGGCCCCGTCGTCTACCGCCGGTCGATCGACGAACTTTCGGGCGAGGCTCTCGCTTCCTATCGAACCGAGATCCGAAAAGTGGAGATGACCGTCGTGGAAAAGGAGGAGTTCGAAACACAGGACCGGATCTATCGGACGTACCTCCGTCAGGCCGGGATTCGGGGGCGGAAGGCGTTCGATAGCTTGCTCGATTTGGCGGCGCGGGACGGCCGGGCGTGGCGCGCGCTGGCGGCGCATCGTAGGGCCAGGCGAGTCGTGGCGGGAGCTTCGGCGAAAGTGGAGCTGGTCGGAGAGCTATTGGGGCAGTACGCGGACAGCAAGATATTGATCTTCACGGAGTATAACGACCTCGTTTACCGGCTTTCGAAAGAATATTTGATTCCCGCGATCACGCATCTGACGTCGCCGAAGGAGCGCCGGTGGATCTTATCGTCGTTTCGAGAGGGAAAAATCCGGGCGATCGTGACGTCGAAGGTCTTGAACGAGGGCGTGGATGTTCCGGAGGCGGACGTCGCGATTGTCTTGGGTGGAAGCGGGAGCCGTCGTGAGCATGTCCAGCGCTTGGGAAGGATTCTCCGTCCGCTTCCTGGGAAAGAAGCGCTCCTGATTGAAGTAATCACCAAAGCGGAGCGGGGTCTTTCCTACCGGCGGCGAAACGATTCGGCGTTCCGGCGGAAGCGTCCGGCGGCGCAACAGGAGCTACTTTTCAATGCTCACCAGTGAGCTTCTCCGATATCGCGCGGAGGGGGGAGACATCCGTCCCTATCGACTGGATCGCCGGGCGCGAGTTTTGGCCTCGCGTCTGATCGATGCCTATCGCTTGAGCCAAGGGAAGAAACGTTCTCTCCTCGACCGGTCGCTTTTGGAAGTGGAGGGGACGACATCGGACGTCGTCGTGGCGAGGGGACTCTCGAAGCTTTTGGAAGAGCGGGCGGTTTTTCTTTTGGATTCGCTGATCAATCCGGAGGAGGTTCGAAAGGAACTGTTTCGCCGGGCGGCGGAGCGAGGTGTTGTGCGTCGTGGATCGGAGGAGGCTCTGGGGGTCTTGCGAAGCGTAGCGGAGGAATTTTCGGTTTCGGTGCCGGACGTCGAGGCATCGCTCTTCGCCGATCTTCCCGAGGAGCGGCTGATGATCGAATTCACGCGGCCCGAGCCGGAGTGGTTGGTCGACCGGTACAATCTCGCCCAGGTGCAGGGACTGCTTTATTCGGCCACCGCAATGAAATGCCGATTTGAAGGGGAGCTGCGGAAAATCTTCACGCACCTTCGATTGGGCCAGCTGATGTACACGATGACGTCGCTCGGAGTTGGAAAGTATGAGCTCGCCATCGACGGGCCCGTCTCGCTCCTGCGGCGAACAAGACGGTACGGAATTCGGATGGCGAAGTTCCTCCCCGCCGTATTGCTGGCCAAGGATTATCGGATCGAAGCGGCGCTGCAGATCCGCGGGTCCACTTACAAGCTCTCGATCGACCCGTCGTGGGGATTGAAGAGCCACTACAATCCGAACCCGGAGTTTGACAGCCGAATCGAACGCCAATTCTCCGAGCGGTTTCTGGCGCTGGAGTCTCCGTGGAAGCTCGAGCGGGAAGGAACGGTGATCGATCTCGGCGGCCAGGTGATGATCCCGGACTTTACGTTCCGCCATCCGGACGGCCGCGTGGCTCATCTGGAAATCGTCGGGTTTTGGACGGAGAGCTATCTGGAGCGAAAACTAAAGAAACTGGCCGCCGTGAAAGGCGTGAGGTTGCTGGTGGCGGTATCCAAGACACTCGCGTGCCACGAAGCTCGTTTCTCGGACGCGGCGCGGATTCTCTGGTTCAAAGACAAACTGGATCCGAAGGACGTGTTGGCCCGACTCGATAGACCGTCTGACGACCGCGTGGTACTTTTCGAACGTGACTGAAGATCGATCACAGGACTGGCTTCGACAAGCCAAGAATGACCTGAAGTTTGCGCGTGTCGCGTTGGAGGGCGGGTTTTATTCGCAAACCTGCTTCATCTGTCAGCAAGCTGCGGAGAAAGCCATGAAGGCGACCTTGTATTCAAAAGGTGCGAAGGCTGTCATCACACATAGCCTGCGAAAATTGTGCGAAGAACTCGGTGTCAATTTGAAATTGATCGCGGCGGCCAAAGTCTTGGACCAATACTATCTTTCGGGGCGCTACCCCGATGCCTTGCCGGACGGCGCTCCATTTGAGACGTTTACCGAAACCCAGGCGCGCGACGCATTTCGAGACGCCAAGTTGTTCATCGCTCACGCGGTTCGTTGGATGAAATCATGAGAAAATCAGCAAGTGTCATCTGGCCGAAGAGGTCTCGATGGACGCAGAAGGTCCTTTTGGCACGGCTGCAACGTGACCTTCGCGGACGGGTGGAAAAGGCCTATCTCTTTGGGAGCCATGCCCGCGAAACAGCGAGCGGGGAGAGCGACGTGGACCTGATCGTCGTGGCAAACACGCCGCGGGCATGGCCCGAACGCGGACGGGACTTCGGGGACCTATGGGATCGGTACGGCGCCGTGGATCTCCTGGTTTACACGCCGTCGGAGTGGAAAAGAATGAATGAGAGACATTCTCCTGTTCTTTGGCACGCGCGAAAACACTGGAAGCGCGTCATCTGAACTTCAAAACCTTCGCGTGTAATAGACTCCGTCGGGGCGGACGGAAATCGAAGCGGCCTGCGTTTGGCGTTTGTGGACGATGACGGCGTCGATGATCCCCCAGGCGGCGACGCCGATGCCGGCGCCGAGGGAGCTCCAGAACATCGCGCGGTAGACGGCCGCGGTTTCGGGGTCGCCGAACGTTCCTGAACTGTCTTTCTCTTCGTTAAATAGAATGATGCTCGCGATGGATAGGCTGAACGCGGCGATTTCGGTCGACATGAATGCGAGGCCTTTGACTTTTTGTTCATTCGCAAACTGGCCCACGCCGAAAGGGACGTAACGCTTCCACGCGTCATCCGTTTCTGTTGCGGCAGCTTCTTGGACCTGAAGGGATGCGGGCGCGGGCTCTGTCGGCGGTGCAGCGGTTACAGCGGCAGCCGGACCAGCCGGTGGAGCTGTTACCGTAGTCGCTGTGACGGCCGGGGGTTTTCCACCCTTGATGGAGCCGAAGAGATTCGAACACGGTTTCGTTACGGCGATATCGTCGATCGTTTCCGTGGGGGAAAACGTCAGCAACGTCCGAAAATGCTCGGTGGCCTTCGTTTGGTCGCCCAGTTCGCACTGAGAAACTCCAAGGATGCGATGGGCCAGGATGATCTGCTCGACGGTGTCGAGAAGAAGATGATCCAGCAAGGGCTGAGCGACGTTGATCGCCTGCTTGTAGCGGCGCGCCTTGAGGTGATTCATCGCCCGATCGAGCTGTTCCAGGTTTGCGTCCGCGAGAACCGAGCCGCACGCAAAAAGCACTCCCAAGGCCGCAATTCGTGAAAGGCGCATTGGCATCGAAATTCAGAGAAAAGAGTGGAGCCAATATCGGGCGGGTGGAAACAGAAGTAAACATTTTTCTCGGGTCCGAATCGGCCCCACTCCTTGGTTCAAGCAGGAAGGTGTCCCTGGACGCTGCCAGCCCGGACCGAGCCGTAGTCGCCCGCTTTTTCTAGTCCGACGTAACGTCGATCTTTCGCGTCTGCCTTTTCGCTTCCACCGTTTTGGGCAGGCGGATCGTCAGCAACCCCTTCTTGAACGAAGCTTCCACCTTGTCGTCCGCAACGGCGCAGGGGAGCTCAATGATCCGCCCAAACGAGCCAAACGTTCGCTCCACGCGGAAATGGGTTTCCCCTTTTTCCTCCTGCTCCGCTTTCTTTTCCCCGCGAATCGTCAGTTGATTTTCGAACAGGGAAACGTCGATCTCTTTTTCCTCCATCCCCGGTAGTTCCGCGGTCACTTTAACGTCGCTCTCCGACTCGACCACGTCCACGCGTGGGATGTATCCCGAAAGCCGGGTTTCGGTCGTGGCCAGCGGTGTCAGAGCAAACGGCCGGTCAAAGTCTTCCAGAAGCCGCTCCATGTCCAACCACAAAGATCCGAAAGGATCCCAATCATTGCGACGGGTCAATACGTCATTTCGTCGAATTACTAATGAGTTCATAAGTATGTCTACAGATTGCGAGCGGATTTTGAGCCGAGACTAGGAAGACAAGCGGGAAAACCGGAGGCGTATCCGCTGCGATACGTTGAGGCTTTTCCCGCGAAGTCTGACGACGTCGCAGGCCAAAAGACGCCGCAAGATGTGGGTATACTTATGAATTCATTAGTAAGTTCATTTGTCTCCTCCCATGAAAATGTTCTAAGGAGAAGAAAGTCACCGATGCCGGTTTGTCAAGGCCTCTAAGAGCGTCTTTGGCAGGCGCGAATAAATGCCCGAAATAATTTGCGGGATTCGGATCGGTGGGGAATTTCCTCGGGATGCCATTGAATTCCCAAGGCAAATGTACGGTTCGTCGTTTCAATCGCTTCCACGACGTCGTCCGGGGAAAGGGCGACCGTTTTCAACCGGCGCCCCGGCCGGCCGATCGCTTGGTGATGCCGGCTATTCACACGTACTCTTGTTCTCCCGAGGATTTTTCGGAGCCGGGAACCCGCCGCAAGATGAATCCAATGTTCCCCCTTTCGATGTTCCCGTGTCCCCGGTTTTTCGCTCGGTAGGTCCTGAATCAGATTGCCACCAAGGGCCACGTTGAGAGTTTGGCATCCCAAGCAGACACCGAGGAACGGTTTTCGGTTCCGGACGAATGCCCGGGTTATCGCAAGCTCGAAGCGCGTTCGTTCATCCGGGGAGAGATCGAGTTTAACCTTCGGCATTCTTGCGCGAAAGAACTTCGGATGGATGTCCCCGCCCCCCGTGAGCATAAGTCCATCGAGTAACGTGAGATAATTTGAAATATGCCGCCGGTTCGGCGTGAGGACGATGCAATCGCCTCCCGCGGCTTCCACGGCTCGCACGTAGCTTCGATACGTCCCGATCAACTCCCGGTGGGTTTTGGTTCGAATCATGTGGGGCGAAATTCCGATGAGCGGCCTGCGCGGCATATCGAGGGTAATTGTAACTTCATTCCAGCTGACATAGAAGGTGAAGCTTGATGACCCGAAGCCAACGAGTGCGTGTCGTGGCGGCCTTGATCGAGCGCGAGGGAGAAATCCTCATCGCCCAACGACCCTTCCAAGGCGTCTTCCCCGGCAAATGGGAATTTCCCGGGGGCAAAGTCCGTCCGGATGAAAGGGACGAAGCGGCGCTCGCTCGCGAGTTGGAGGAGGAACTAAACGTGCGGCCGAGAATCGGCGCCCGCGTGGCCGAAATCGACCACGATTATTCCCATCTCTCGGTCAAAATTCTTTTCTATCGCTGCTTTCTAGATGGGCGCGAGTTATTGCATCCGCGCGAGCATGCGGAGTTGCGGTGGGTCAGGCCTTCCGAATTGACGTCGTTCGACTTTTTGGAAGCGGACCTCGACCTGGTGGAACAGTTGAAGGACGGCAAACTATAAACTTCGAGTCTCGTGTTCCACGAATTTGGCGATACGTTCTCGATCCGTTTCTTCGATTCCGGTGAATTTGATTCCCATGCCGCTCGAGTTCGGTTCATTTTGCCCCGTCTGCCGGTAGGTCCAGACCACCTGCCCATCGGCTTCAATCGGCGCCCCGTCTCCGGGCAATCGGAAGCGCATCTTCACCGCCGTACCTATCGGATGCAATTGCTTCGTCCGGACGAACGCGCCCCCGATCGACACGTTTTCCAGTTTGGTTAGGTAGTACTTCCCGTACGTCGAAAGATCGATGTCCAGCTCGACTTTTGCGCGCGGCCCGGCTTGCCGTTTATCGAGGTTTTTCGGCATATTTCTACGATATCACGATCTAAATCGCCGACAAACAGGGCGTGTTATCCGCCCGGGGCGGAAGATCTTGTCGGCTACGGCCCGGCTGAGTAGAGTGCCCCTGCCATATGGAGAATGTCATCATTATAGGGTCCGGTCCCGCAGGGTTGACGGCCGCCATCTATGCGTCACGCGCCCTGCTCAAACCGCTGATGTTCGAGGGTTACCAGGCCGGTGGGCAGTTGATGATTACCACCGATGTGGAGAACTATCCCGGCTTTCCCGAAGCGGTGATGGGCCCGGAGCTGATGAAGCTTTTTCGAAGACAAGCGGAACGGTTCGGGACGCGAATTGAAACCAAGGATGTCACACGCGTTGAATTCAAGCGGCGGCCGTTTGTTGTGGAAGTGGGTGACGAGAAATACGAGACCAAAGCCGTCATCATCGCGACCGGAGCCACGGCAAAGTTGATCGGCTTGGAATCCGAGCGGCGCCTCATGGGACACGGGGTGTCCGCGTGCGCAACGTGCGACGGCGCCTTCTTCCGAAATCAAAAAGTTCTGGTCGTCGGGGGAGGGGACACGGCGATGGAGGAAGCCCAGTTCCTGACGCGATTTGCGTCGAAGGTGACCGTCGTGCATCGGCGGAACCAGCTGCGAGCGTCAAAAATCATGCAGGAAAAAGCGATGAAGAACCCGAAAATCGATTTTGTCTGGGATTCCGTCATCGAGGAAATTCTAGGCGGCAACGAAGTCCGGGGGGCCCGTCTCAAGAGCGTCAAGACCGGCCAGACGTTCGAAGTGGAATGCCAGGGCGTATTCGTGGCCATCGGCCACCAGCCGAACACGAAACTCTTCGAAGGACAGGTCAAAATGAACGACGTCGGCTACATCGTCCCGCACGATGGGACCAAAACCAGTGTCGAAGGCGTGTTTGCCAGCGGCGATGTGCAGGATCCTACGTACCGGCAGGCGGTGACGGCGGCCGGCACCGGCTGCATGGCCGCCATCGATTGCGAACGCTACTTGGAGCACCACGGTTAACGCGTCGGCCGGAATTTCCATCGGAGGCAAAAACCATGAAAGAGATCACAGCGACGGAACTGAAACAGCGTTTGGATAAAGGAGAACCGCTTGTGCTTCTCGACGTGCGGGAACAGAACGAATACGACCACTGCCGAATTCCGGGCGCGAAGCTGATCCCGTTGCGCCAAATCCCCGGCCGGACCGGCGGAATCGACGCCTGGTCGGCCGACGTCGACCCGGCAATACCGCGGTATTAAATGCCCTATGCGCTGTTGAGTTTTCTCTGGACCTCGTTAGTCGGTGTTTTCCTGCTGGTCGGCTCGGGCCTTCGCCTGTGGCAGACGGCCAACCCGCTTCAGACGCATGTCATCTTTGCTTTGAGCGCCGTGACGTTGGCGCTCTTCGCCCACACGATGACGATGTTTTATTTCATCGGCACCGGGAAAAAAATCAAGGACTTCATGGCCGAATGGGAACCGGAGATTCGGGACGAGTTCCGCCGCAGAACGATTGAAACCAAACGAAAACTCTTTCCCTGGATGCTTCTTTCCTCCGGGGCGTTGATGGCTGCGTTCATTTTAGGCGGAGCCGCCGACGCCCGCGTCGTGCAGAAGACCATTCACGTGGCCAGCGCTTATTTCGCGCTGATCGCCCATGTGCACGGCGTCGGCCTCGAAACGATTCATATCTTCCGAAATATTTCGCTGATTCACGAGATCAACGATCTGGCCCGGCGCCGCCACATCTCGGCTGCGGCCTCTTCATGAGCTCTGAATCGAGTCACCGGTTTCAACCGAAGCCGCATCGGCCTTTATCAAACGGTGTCTGGGCGATCGGACATCGCGGTTTCCCGACAGCGGCCCCGGAGAATACGCTGGCGTCCTTCCGCCGTGCCATCGATGCCGGAGCGGACATGATCGAGTTCGACGTTGCGTTAAGCAAAGACGGCTGCCCCGTCGTGATTCACGATCCGACGGTTCGCAGAACGACGAACGGCCATGGCTCGGTGAAACGGCTGACGCTGGAAGACCTCCGAAAACTGGATGCCGGCAGCTGGTTTTCGCGGGAGTTTGCCGGTGAGAAAGTGCCTACGCTCGAAGAGGTCATGGACCTTGCGGCGGAGAGGGTCTGTCTCAACATCGAAATCAAGAAAGAAGCGGTTTCCCGGACCGGTACGGACGGCATCGAGGCGAAAATCGTTTCTCTGCTGCGCCAAAGGGGCCTCGTCGAACACACGGTGATCTCGTCGTTTTCTCCCAAGGCCGTTCGGCGGGTGAAGGCGCTCGATCCAACTCAATCCGCGGCGCTGCTTTTGGGGCGTGCCCCGGTTCGAGTCCCTCTGAAACAAGTCCATGCCGTGGACGCCGACGCCGTACATCTTTCGTACCGCCGGCTCAAGAAGAAATGGATCGAACAGCTTGTGCAAGCCGGAATACCTGTTCGTGCATACACCGTGAACGAAGTCTCCGACATGCGCCGTATGATCGAATGGGGCGTAGACGGCCTCTTCACCGACCGCATCGATCGTCTCCGGGCCGTGATCGACGAATTGGAACCGGTCTCATAAATAGCTTCTGCTCCGCCCGGCTGCAAAGGCTGCCAGCTGCGTTCTCGGGGCCAAACGCCCTCAACGTACTGCAGAGAGTACGCTTCCGGGCATTTGGCCCCTGCGGCCTTGCTGACAGCCTTTTCGCTCGGGCTCGCGACGAACCCATTTATGAGGCCGGTTCTAAGCCTTCGGTAGGTTTTTCAGATTCAGTTCCGGGAAAGGCGGTCCCGGTTTCGCGAAGAAATATCCCTGGGCGTAATCGATCTCGAATTCCCGGAGGACGTCAAAATCCTCCGCGGTTTCTACGCCCTCGGCGACCGTGTCCGCGTCGATCGATTTGGCCAGGGCGTGCAGCGCTTTGAGCATCGCTTTTTTCCCCTGGTTTTCATGGACGCCGCGAACGATGGAAGCGTCGATTTTCACGTATCTCGGCTTGATTTCCATGATCGCTTCCAGGCTGGAATAGCCGGCGCCGACATCGTCGATCGCAATCGTGATCCCGGCTTCGGTGTAATAACTGATCGCCTGTTTGAAATGCGAGTACTGCTCGATCGCATTTCGCTCCGTGATTTCGAACACGATATCTTCAATCGGCATTTCGTTGGCTTCGAGAAATTTGAGAAAGGAACTCATTTCAAAATCGGGGTCGTAGATCAGGTTGGGCAGCGTATTGACGAAAAGCTTGCGGCCCCTCGGCTTTCCTTTCGCGTTGATGATCGCGCGTTTTCGGCAGAGGCGATCCAGTTCGAAGACGAGGCCGGTCTCCTCCGCC from Bdellovibrionota bacterium encodes:
- a CDS encoding Hsp20/alpha crystallin family protein is translated as MERLLEDFDRPFALTPLATTETRLSGYIPRVDVVESESDVKVTAELPGMEEKEIDVSLFENQLTIRGEKKAEQEEKGETHFRVERTFGSFGRIIELPCAVADDKVEASFKKGLLTIRLPKTVEAKRQTRKIDVTSD
- a CDS encoding gamma-glutamyl-gamma-aminobutyrate hydrolase family protein; this translates as MPRRPLIGISPHMIRTKTHRELIGTYRSYVRAVEAAGGDCIVLTPNRRHISNYLTLLDGLMLTGGGDIHPKFFRARMPKVKLDLSPDERTRFELAITRAFVRNRKPFLGVCLGCQTLNVALGGNLIQDLPSEKPGTREHRKGEHWIHLAAGSRLRKILGRTRVRVNSRHHQAIGRPGRRLKTVALSPDDVVEAIETTNRTFALGIQWHPEEIPHRSESRKLFRAFIRACQRRS
- a CDS encoding rhodanese-like domain-containing protein, with the translated sequence MKEITATELKQRLDKGEPLVLLDVREQNEYDHCRIPGAKLIPLRQIPGRTGGIDAWSADVDPAIPRY
- the trxB gene encoding thioredoxin-disulfide reductase, whose amino-acid sequence is MENVIIIGSGPAGLTAAIYASRALLKPLMFEGYQAGGQLMITTDVENYPGFPEAVMGPELMKLFRRQAERFGTRIETKDVTRVEFKRRPFVVEVGDEKYETKAVIIATGATAKLIGLESERRLMGHGVSACATCDGAFFRNQKVLVVGGGDTAMEEAQFLTRFASKVTVVHRRNQLRASKIMQEKAMKNPKIDFVWDSVIEEILGGNEVRGARLKSVKTGQTFEVECQGVFVAIGHQPNTKLFEGQVKMNDVGYIVPHDGTKTSVEGVFASGDVQDPTYRQAVTAAGTGCMAAIDCERYLEHHG
- a CDS encoding HEPN domain-containing protein, which produces MTEDRSQDWLRQAKNDLKFARVALEGGFYSQTCFICQQAAEKAMKATLYSKGAKAVITHSLRKLCEELGVNLKLIAAAKVLDQYYLSGRYPDALPDGAPFETFTETQARDAFRDAKLFIAHAVRWMKS
- a CDS encoding glycerophosphodiester phosphodiesterase family protein; its protein translation is MSSESSHRFQPKPHRPLSNGVWAIGHRGFPTAAPENTLASFRRAIDAGADMIEFDVALSKDGCPVVIHDPTVRRTTNGHGSVKRLTLEDLRKLDAGSWFSREFAGEKVPTLEEVMDLAAERVCLNIEIKKEAVSRTGTDGIEAKIVSLLRQRGLVEHTVISSFSPKAVRRVKALDPTQSAALLLGRAPVRVPLKQVHAVDADAVHLSYRRLKKKWIEQLVQAGIPVRAYTVNEVSDMRRMIEWGVDGLFTDRIDRLRAVIDELEPVS
- a CDS encoding (deoxy)nucleoside triphosphate pyrophosphohydrolase is translated as MTRSQRVRVVAALIEREGEILIAQRPFQGVFPGKWEFPGGKVRPDERDEAALARELEEELNVRPRIGARVAEIDHDYSHLSVKILFYRCFLDGRELLHPREHAELRWVRPSELTSFDFLEADLDLVEQLKDGKL
- a CDS encoding DUF790 family protein; amino-acid sequence: MLTSELLRYRAEGGDIRPYRLDRRARVLASRLIDAYRLSQGKKRSLLDRSLLEVEGTTSDVVVARGLSKLLEERAVFLLDSLINPEEVRKELFRRAAERGVVRRGSEEALGVLRSVAEEFSVSVPDVEASLFADLPEERLMIEFTRPEPEWLVDRYNLAQVQGLLYSATAMKCRFEGELRKIFTHLRLGQLMYTMTSLGVGKYELAIDGPVSLLRRTRRYGIRMAKFLPAVLLAKDYRIEAALQIRGSTYKLSIDPSWGLKSHYNPNPEFDSRIERQFSERFLALESPWKLEREGTVIDLGGQVMIPDFTFRHPDGRVAHLEIVGFWTESYLERKLKKLAAVKGVRLLVAVSKTLACHEARFSDAARILWFKDKLDPKDVLARLDRPSDDRVVLFERD
- a CDS encoding TIGR02266 family protein — translated: MPKNLDKRQAGPRAKVELDIDLSTYGKYYLTKLENVSIGGAFVRTKQLHPIGTAVKMRFRLPGDGAPIEADGQVVWTYRQTGQNEPNSSGMGIKFTGIEETDRERIAKFVEHETRSL
- a CDS encoding nucleotidyltransferase domain-containing protein, which gives rise to MRKSASVIWPKRSRWTQKVLLARLQRDLRGRVEKAYLFGSHARETASGESDVDLIVVANTPRAWPERGRDFGDLWDRYGAVDLLVYTPSEWKRMNERHSPVLWHARKHWKRVI
- a CDS encoding DEAD/DEAH box helicase family protein encodes the protein MRLRFDQGSLVVDPEGVEKLPSCVRWDPRVGLWRALAMHFFDLRAFCRAGGVPFAAEFLPFATLQKKIGSSRVSPLLRAFQEEALAAWRVEKGRGVVILPTGAGKTRLAVEAIGRTSRSALVVVPTLELLAQWYSVLSESFGGEVGRLGGGEHEIRPLTVTTYDSAYRWIDRYGDRFALLVFDEVHHLPAPSYVQIAQMSVAPFRLGLTATFERGDFRHVPLSEWVGPVVYRRSIDELSGEALASYRTEIRKVEMTVVEKEEFETQDRIYRTYLRQAGIRGRKAFDSLLDLAARDGRAWRALAAHRRARRVVAGASAKVELVGELLGQYADSKILIFTEYNDLVYRLSKEYLIPAITHLTSPKERRWILSSFREGKIRAIVTSKVLNEGVDVPEADVAIVLGGSGSRREHVQRLGRILRPLPGKEALLIEVITKAERGLSYRRRNDSAFRRKRPAAQQELLFNAHQ